The window CCACAGCCAAACTGCGTGGAATGCGCAGACGCTGAACCAGCCGAACCAGAGGCGCCAGCACGAAGCTGAGCAAGACGGCCAGCGCTATCGGAATGATGATCTCGCGACCATAATACAGCACCATGACAATGATCGCGGCGAGAATGGCCATCGCCACGGCGCTCAATAGCGAAATCAGTTCTTCCGGTGTTCGTGCTTTGAATGGCTGCCTGATCACAGCTCCTCGCTAGGCCGGAAAAATCGGCGAGTTTGTTGACGGTCCAGTGAGCTCGGACGGCACATCTTTGGGAAGGTCGTCCGTTCCTGACATGACGCAAGCTGTCCAAGTCGATGCATGAGCTTCAGGCCGGTTTGCGAGCCGGTCACAACTGACCAGGCCCGATCGGCTAGGGCTACGATCCCGACGGGTACGCATTGTTGCCATGAGCATCTGGAGCTAACGATGTTGCGCTGACGGCGGCATTGAATCGGGAGCGCCAAGCCACGTTGGGGATGAACATGCCACGCCGGGTTTAGTTCCGCGCGCTGCTCCAAGGGCGCGGTATCGCGCACCGCTTTAGCTCGCGATAGCGTCTCGGCGTATGATCTTTTCGGCCTGCTTCCCGCCGAAACGCCTGAGCATTTGGGCCGCTTCCAAGGATCACTGCCTCCTGCATCGCTTCCGACAAAGCCAGATGGTGGCGATAGCAAAAAGCCGCGGACTGCTCCGCGGCTTTGGTTCACAGGGAGGCGGCCTCAGCCAGCCTTCGGCTTCTCACGATCTGTCGGCCCAGCGCGGAAAGCTGCAACATTGACATCATGCCCCTGTTTTGCCCGACGAGTCAAATATCATTTCGCAAAATACGAATAATTTTGGACTAGAGCCAAGCCATTGATATCGCTGTCCCCGGCTACTGTGCATGGGGTTGTTTTCGCGGTTTTTGATGGAGTGACCCCACCGCCGGCTCTGCCGGCGATGGACGTGCTGCTACCCCGCCTTGGCGACGCGGCCGTCCGCTGCGCCTGAGCGCAGGTTCTGGAAGAATTTCTCCACCTCGCGCGACAGCGTCTCCGCCGTCTCGGTCACGCTGCTCGCAGCCGTCAGCACGGAGGAGGCCGCCGTGTCGGTCTCGCCGATGGCATCGCGGAGCGAGCTGATGTTGGCGACGAGGGTCTCGTTGCCTTGGGCGGCCGATTGCGCGTTGGACGAGATCTCGCGCGTGGCGGCGTCCTGCTGGCCGATGGCGCCGGCGATCGCCGAGGTGACGTCGTTGATCTCGCGCACCGCGCCGCCGATCTCGCGGACGGCATCGACCGCGTTGCGGGTGGAGGACTGGATCATCGAGACGTTCTCGCTGATGTCGGCGGTCGCCTTCGCGGTCTGTCCTGCGAGTGCCTTCACTTCGTGTGCGACGACGGCAAAGCCGCGGCCGGCATCGCCCGCGCGCGCGGCTTCGATGGTGGCATTGAGCGCGAGCAGATTGGTCTGCTCGGCGATCGCCTGGATCAGGCTGAGCACGCCGTCGATGCGTTGCGTGGCAGCGGCCAGGCTCTCGATCTCGGCGATCGATTTCTCGGTGCGCTGTCCGGTCTGCTCGACCGCGCTGGCGGATTGCCGCACCTGCCGGCCGATCTCCACCACCGATGCAGACAGCTCCTCGGCCGCGCCTGCCACCGCCGTGACGTTGTGCGAGGCCTGCTCGGTGGCGTTCGCCGCCGTGCCGGCGCGGCTGCTCGCGTCCGCGGTGACGCGGGTGATGGTCTGCGCCGTCTCGCGCATGACGGAGGCGTTGTCGCTGAGGCCGCGCATGATCGCGCCGATCGCCTCGCGAAACGCGTCGACGGATTGTTCGATGTGGCGGGCGCGGTCTTCGCGCGCGGCGGAGTCCTGCGAGACCTGTGAGGCGAGGTTGCGGTTACGCGCCATCGCGTCCTGGAAGATCTGGATCGCGCGTGCCAGTGCGCCGATCTCGTCGGCGCGGTCAGAGTGGGGCACCACGACGTTCTCGGCGCCGTCAGCGACCTGCTTGATGGTCGCGGTGATGGCGGAGAGGGGGCGTGCGATCGAGCGGGCGATGATGACGATGCCGATCACGACGAGGGCGAGCGCCACGCCGGCGAGGCAGGTCAGGACGAGGGACAGGATGCGATTGGTCTCGGTCTCGTGCGCGATTTGCCTGGCGCGCTCGGCATAGACCTTGGACAGTGCCTCGAGATCCTTGTTCAGCGCCGAGCGCACGGTGCGGTTGGCGTCGTTGTCGCCCCATTCGCGGCCCGCGGCCGCATTGATCTCGATGCCGCGGCGCACCAGCTCCTTGCGAAACTCGACGAACTGCTCGATGCGCTTCTTGAAGGTGGCGAACTGCTCGGCATCGTCAGCCTTGACGATGGTCTCCCAGCGCTTCACGACGTCGAGGATCTGGGCGTTGAACTTGAGCAGGCCCTCGCCGTATTTCTTCACCACGGCGGGCTCGGTCGACATGTAGACGCCGCGCGATTCCATCACGACCGCATAGACCAGCGAGTTGACCCGCTCGACGTTCAGCGCGGCGGCGTTCGCGGTCTCGATCGCGCTCGTCAAGTCGGCGCCGCGGCGGCTGTTGTAATCGGACAGCATCGCGATCGCCGCCGTGAGCAACGCGAACAGCGCGAAGATCGCGTAGAGCTTGTTGGCAAGCGTGAAGCGGCCGGCAAGGCCGGCGGCATTCCCAGATTGGTCGGTTGTCATGGTTTTCAGGGGCCCGAATGGCCGGGAGCGGCCGGAGAGCGCGGTCGTGCAAATGATTGCAAAACTATGCAGAATGAAGATGGACGCAGCGTTAACGCCGGGTTTGGCGCCCTTCGCCCTCGGTCGAGGGAAAGGTAGATATTTCAGCGTCT of the Bradyrhizobium sp. WSM1417 genome contains:
- a CDS encoding methyl-accepting chemotaxis protein, producing MTTDQSGNAAGLAGRFTLANKLYAIFALFALLTAAIAMLSDYNSRRGADLTSAIETANAAALNVERVNSLVYAVVMESRGVYMSTEPAVVKKYGEGLLKFNAQILDVVKRWETIVKADDAEQFATFKKRIEQFVEFRKELVRRGIEINAAAGREWGDNDANRTVRSALNKDLEALSKVYAERARQIAHETETNRILSLVLTCLAGVALALVVIGIVIIARSIARPLSAITATIKQVADGAENVVVPHSDRADEIGALARAIQIFQDAMARNRNLASQVSQDSAAREDRARHIEQSVDAFREAIGAIMRGLSDNASVMRETAQTITRVTADASSRAGTAANATEQASHNVTAVAGAAEELSASVVEIGRQVRQSASAVEQTGQRTEKSIAEIESLAAATQRIDGVLSLIQAIAEQTNLLALNATIEAARAGDAGRGFAVVAHEVKALAGQTAKATADISENVSMIQSSTRNAVDAVREIGGAVREINDVTSAIAGAIGQQDAATREISSNAQSAAQGNETLVANISSLRDAIGETDTAASSVLTAASSVTETAETLSREVEKFFQNLRSGAADGRVAKAG